DNA sequence from the Salvia splendens isolate huo1 unplaced genomic scaffold, SspV2 ctg413, whole genome shotgun sequence genome:
TGCCTGagcaacaaaaaatattttggatGCTATGTTAGTGTATTAGATGCAGATGGGGAATTGATCCCTTCTTCGGCTTGTGATATTGCATCCTTTTTTGCTCGTTCGAAATATTTAGGAAGAGTGTTCAAACTTTCAATCTTTTTGTCTTCATGTCAGATTTTGTACATGGTTTTTAACTCTCTGTGCATCTTGTGCTTGAGCTTTGCAATTCAGAATTACTTTCTATACGGCCTTTGTTTTAAATATTGGTAAGTTATTAATTATGGTTTCAAATTTGCAGGTGAACGTTCCAAAGACCAAAAAGACTTACTGCAAGTCGAAGGAGTGCAAGAAGCACACCTTACATAAGGTCACCCAGTATAAGAAGGGAAAGGACAGCTTAGCCGCTCAAGGGAAGAGGCGTTATGATCGCAAGCAGTCAGGCTATGGTGGCCAGACCAAGCCCGTTTTCCACAAGAAGGTGAAATGTTCATTCTTCTGTGTTTATGTTTTATCAAACTATTATTCTTGGTAGCGACTAAGATAGTGAAGTAAATTTCATTGGCTCTCAATACTATGGTTGTGAACCGGGCATGTTAATAACAATGGTTCTTGTCTAGGCCAAAACAACCAAGAAGATTGTGTTGAGGCTGCAGTGCCAGGGCTGCAAGCATGTCTCCCAACACCCGATCAAGGTATGTGCCCTTTTACACGCATCTGCTCTGATGCATCTCTCTCCAACTCGTGCTAATGGGGCCTCGATTGCCATCTTTTCTTTGCAGAGGTGCAAGCATTTCGAAATCGGTGGGGACAAAAAGGGCAAGGGAACGTCCCTCTTCTAATATGGTAATTAGAACCGCTGGATTTGCTTTGTTATGTGGGATTATAGTGACATTTTTGTGTTTTTGCTTATAATGTTTGGTGAAATATGAGACATCTTGTAACTGACATTGATTAGTTTCTGAATTCATTCTATAAGTATTCAGCATCATATTTTTTAACATTTTGTTTGCTTGCTTTATTTTTGTATGGGGAATTTGATTAAGTGCATCAGATGAGATTTTAGTATCATTTCTTAGTGCTTAGTTCACAAGTTTAACAAATATTCAATGTTTGTAAAGTAGTTgaaaaagtttaaaattatctttcatctcaatattatgtaattagatatttaaatataacaaaataaaatgaaatcctATCTACATTCTATAACTTTTAAAGTCTTTATCATTTATGTAGATCTATAATCTTATAATGAAGCGTATCATAATTGAAAAATGGTTTTTTTACAAGTAATAGGTTGAAAGTTCGAGTTTATTTCTTATGAGTCTTAGTCCTGCAACTCAGAAAAATGTGTATAAAATCTTCTTAAAACAAATTATGTCTCTTTTAAAGTTTATTAGATGCCTATAATctatattagtagtagactaCTCTTTTTCAAaacaacataaattttaattttaccacCAAAATTATGACTTTGGAGTAATCCCAActgcaacaaattattttttttggattgcACATTGAATCATAGGTGAAAATTTTATGTCCAATTAACCGAAAAAACACCCTCAATGGCGGAACCGAGTTGGCCCAGCTTAAGCTAAAAACAGCCTAGTCGGACATACGAAAGCCTTAACCGACCAAATTTGGCCAGTCGAGTCGAGCCTATGTGAAATAGTCCGGTTCGGCTTGAAACAacttttaattttgttaaatcaGGCCGAACGGGATTTATAGGACATGAAGAAAAGTGCAAAAGAAGACAtggtataaaataaaaatggcaTGTACTTACAAGTTGCAATTagttaagaaaataaataagtaaaatcATAGTAGATGCTATTAATATGATAATAGCATATTCTTTGgcatatactagtattaaatcCGGGTTACAAAAACAAGGTGCGGAAAAGCGGAACTGTCAATACCACTATAATTGTCCGTACGTCTTCGATTTGCTTCTTCTCACAAATCACAATTTTTCcttaaaagtagaaaaaaagaaACCCACTATATGTGTTTTAGGtcttataatatataaatatcttatattttttcatcctttaaaaatatatttatggagtgtgatacaaattttaataaataataatgatatCTTGTGAATTGAGAAAGTATCTTGCTATTTTATCATTGGTTAGTGCTAGTTGGTACATAGTGGGATTAGTATGTAGATTAATGTAGACTATATAAAGTGGAGGCTAAGTTTGAATTTTTAgttattctcttttcatcttatgggttttattttttattaagttgTTTAATGTGTTAAGTGATGAAAAGAATAAAATggagaaaataatattttaggattttagaaatGTGTGACTTTGAGTTGGACATTCTTAAAATGTAAACGTGTTATTTTGAATATAATGGAagtttatactccatattttaaaaGTTTAATTTCATATACTCTGTATATTTGCTAGACTTCTCTTCTCCAATTAATAAGTTACATTTTCGAATCACCTAAAAATGATTAGTGTGTGAGTGTTTTATTTATCTAATTGTAATATTTATGATCTCTTACTTGTTAAGGAGGTGACCAAGAAAGACAAGACTTTTTATTCGCCTTTAGAAAAACCAAACCACATAAATACATAGTACAAATAGTAAGATAAGAAATTGAATAGTATTTATAGATATAAAGGGACCACAAAATTTCTTGTGTTAGGTAAAAACAACAGCATTGATATAACAAAAAACTATATattataataaagaaagaaatttaTTGTTGGACAAAGCAACCAACAAATCAACGCCTAATCTTTATCCATTAGCCTCTCATCTCTTTATATAGACATGTATCATTcattcttcattgcctcatctctctccctctctctctaaaatgCAGATACATCTTTGGGCCGAGAGGTGAAATGGGGGTTGATTTCGGGCCGAAATCTGTCGGGATCGGGTGGATTGGAAATCGAACTTGCAATTGCAATTGTCTTCTTTAATTTGATTTCCAACTCCACCCATTCCGACGGATTTCGGGGTTTCCCCTCATTTGGTCTCTctgttttcttcttcattttttatgtAAGTATTGTTTTCGGATGTCTTACTTAAAGTTTGTTCCGGCGCTTGATTGTTGTACAAATTTTTAGTCCCATTTGACTTGAACATTTTaccttataaaaaaatatgtaaatattctttgttcaactgatgaacacttttttagctaatttagaatttaatgtactttattttttctcaataAATTCTTTGTTTTGTAAAATCTTTTAGTAATCTAAAAGAAAAATGGTAGGGTTTTACTCGTGAAAAAAAATCTATGATAAGAACCATAATAACTATCTcatttttaaaactaaaatattgtCGAAAACAAATTTAGAATTGGAGATCTCGCATCTTAAAAGAGataatatattagttttattttaatagAGTTGGATATAATAGAGTTTTCACTCTTTCTAGACCAACGATAAGGTGGATTTGACCCACCGAATATGACATAGTCACATTATAagattaatattaaaataattgggATGGCTCATCGACAATACATTTGGccattgaaaattaatttagcAAACATAATTTAGTGATGTTTAAATAATGTATTAGTATGAGTGATTTGATTAGACTAAAATTATCTCTAAATTAATCATCAATCTATGCATTTTTCCTTCTTGACATATGTACAACAAAACTTCTAAATAATATAGGGTTTGATTTAATTGCAATTTTAATAATGGCCACACTTTAAACTTGTAGCAAATTAGACACGATCGAATTTTTTTCAACCACCCAAATTGGAGAAAAATCTATATGACGACTATATATGTCCCGATTCATCTCACAATATTTGTGGAGCAACAATTTGTAGTACCCCTAATAAATATCTACCTATGACCTTTAGTGGCTGAAAAAAGTTGGTGTATATTTTAacgtttaaaaaaattataaactgAATTAATAAGATTAGTGTATATTGTACTCCTTTTCAAGGCTTGATGAGAGCTCGTTCGATATTCGTTCATATAGTAATGAGTCGAATTCAAACCTCAACTCTAGCTCGACAAGTTTGTCGAGCCTAGCTTGAGCCTTCTTGTGACCGACTGAAATTTAAGCGATTACGTTCACAAATATACTATGTTTGTTAGCATGATCACGCGTCTGTTCGCAAACGTATTCGTGATTATTGCAAACGAAGACAATgcgaaaatgaattaaattctcaaaataatttaaatcaatgATAAAGTAACTATCATTCACTAGTAACTAAACAAAAAGCAATAACAATTGATAGTAACAATAAAGTTAAATTGTttacatataataataatatatcaataataatattaaatcataaaaatgaaaaaataggcAATGAAACATATGCCAAATGGAAACAAAAAAATGACATGATTAATGCTCATGCTCCTTATTCTATGTTTTTGAACTCAAACCTAAATCAGCATGTTTCACTATAATATATGAGCTCAATCTTAAGATAAACAAATAATCTTCGAATTGAACTCGAACCAAGTTCGAGCTCGTTATCCAATCGCCAAGCGGAGCTTGAGCCCAATATAAATTTCGCTAGCCGAGTCCAACCTTGCTGGTATTCGGCTCGGTTTGGTCCGCCAACAACCCtacatttaaaataaatgtgGTGTGATTTTATCCCATTATCATTTTAGCTTAGAAATTAATCTACATATTATTTTGAATTGACCGAAGGCCCGAAAAAGCCTATTCTTTTTGTAATTATAAAACTTTTCACGTATTAAAATAAGCACAACAAATGATTACTTATGATTGGTAAAATctttaaacaattttttaaaactcatttGAATGTAAGTTGAAAATATGATTGGCATTTTCAAGATTTAAAATTCAAGATTTTAAATCTGTTTTGATCCAACCAAGTCAAATCCATTTCTCAAAGCTGTGACAACTCACAAGTTGGCAATAATGTAAAGAcatgttatttttcttttttatgtatTGCAATATGCCAAAGATAAAAGATGGAGTAGTACTTAGTAATTTAGAATAGAAATAGTGAAATTAGATATTTCTCATTTCCTAACTTAAATGAGACAATTTATTTAGAACAAGAACTAAGACAAATGTGTTTTAGTAAATTAAATggagataaaataaagtaggagaacaaataaaatatgagaaattaagtaaaaatgaaaagaaactATATATGCCTAGGTGTTGGGAACAAAATATCATATTATATTGAATAATCTATGCACAACTTAAAAATTGATCACATTAATTcctaatttcaaaataatataGAAATGAGTAAAAATTGATTGCAATTTATCAGTATGATAATATGATGTAGCACCACTAAGACGTGACGCTGATTGTGTTTTATTAAGTTCAAGTGTCTCATCTCTCCCTCCTATCTTCTCCACATCCAATTATCAATTATCAAACTAATAATCACACACAATCAAATGAAATTTCAACAACTATTAGGTGTGACATGAAATCATTGGGCATACCAATTCATCATCACACACAACTACATAACTCCCAATCTTCATAAAACAACCAATTCTTCACTACTTAGAACCACttgcaataataaaaaaattcttccaaatgaataaaaaaatattgaagttCACCTTATGGGCTATATTGTTGTCCATGATCATTTCTCATGCAGgtattttttcttgatttttttcagtAGCAATCTTTCCATTTTTTgtaatttctatcatttcttgaAAATTTCTAGACTCGTACGATCCGTTGGATCCATTTGGGAACATAACAATCAAATGGGACGTAATTTCTTGGACTGCCGATGGATACGTGGTGAGCTTCGTGTCACCCGAGCATGACTCGTTTCACAATCCTAATTTGCGCACACACATAATGAATGGGTGCAATTTCGATTTGTTACATGACTAAAATAAAATTGTCGACAGGCGCTGGTGACGATGTTCAACTTCCAAATGTATCGACACTTCATGAGCCCCTGGTGGACTATGACGTGGGGTCTAAGAAGGAGGTGATATGGTCGATGGTCGGGGCCCAGACGACAGAGCAAGGCGATTGCTCGAAATTCAAGGGAAATGTGCCACATTGTTGCAAGAGGGTTCCCACAGTTGTTGATTTGCTCCCTGGGGTTCCGTACAACCAACAAATTGCAAATTGCTGCAAAGGCGAGGTCTTGGCCTCGTGAGGCCAGGACCCTGCATCTGCCGTTTCGGCCTTTCAGGTTAGTGTCGGTCTTTCTGGGACCACCAACAAGACGGTGAAGCTCCCCACGAACTTCACCCTCCTCGGCCCCGGACCGGGATACACTTGTGGCCCCGCCAAAATCGTGCCTTCCACCGTGTACCTAACTCCAGACCGGAGAAGAAAAACCCAGGCTCTAAGTAAGCATGCTTATgccttattttattaaaaaatttattgatttttgtaGATATATTATTCCATTATTTATACATTTCATGCACAAACTAAAATTTCCTTCTCTCACGGTTTTGTTTTCCTGCATTATATCTTCACAAACTTTGGTATATTTTGTACTTCAATTCTATGTGTATAGttttttagtaaattttatttttattgtatattgaaaatataaaaattgtttaaatatttttttattaaaagaaaatatttaatgaaGTCAAGTTGGTGTCACTGATAGAAGTAAaagttatatggagtattaggTTCCTCAAATCAGGTCGGGTCGGGCAACTAATAAAGTGGTCGGATACTATTTGTGTTCATGCAGTGACGTGGAATGTGACGTGCACTTACTCACAACTCCTGGTGTCGAGGCACCCGAGCTGCTGCGTCTCTTTGTCGTCTTTCTACAACGAGACCATCACTCCTTGCACCAAATGCTCCTGCGGCTGTCGCAACAAAAAGGACTGTATCAAATAAGACCTAAATCAACTACCCTCATCTCCTTCATCCTCTCTTGTTTTAATTCAATCCTCAATATGAACATTGCATGCACACACACaaacaatattaataaaaaaataaattctaatGCATAACTAGAGACCAAACCACGCGAAAATTCTAAAAAACTATCTTCAATTCTGACCAAACTAATGCCTTAAAAGTATTactactaaaaaaagaaatagtggAGCCTCTGCCAATAATATTTTTCTGTGCGATCAATGTTGTATCTAGGCCCGATTCGAACAAGCTGAAGATGTTGGGAATCAACACGCCGAAGAAGGACAACACGCCCCTTACTGCAGTGCACGCACCACATGTGCCCGATACGAGTCCACTGGCACGTGAAGGTGAACTACAAAGACTACTGGCGAGTGAAGATCGCCATCACCAACTTCAACTACAGGATGAACTTCACGCAGTGGACCCTCGTGGCTCAGCACCCGAATCTCAACAACGTCACCCAAGTCTTCAGCTTCGACTACAAACCCATCGTCCCTTACCAATCCGTCAGTGAAGTCCTTTGTTACAAACACTAATTTCTCACATCTGTTGTGTAAGTAAGTCATTTGTTAGGAACTCTAATGTCTTACATCCGTTGTGTTAGACAACCGTTGTAAGATTTATAGACCAAACAAGCTCATCTCCCACTTTCTAGTCTTTTAGGATGAGTTCTTTTGTTTGGTCTATAACGTTGATGCTTTTAATGAAAGTCCCAAAAAGGAACTAACGACGTTAGCTCTCAATGGGGTTGATTTAAGATTGTTCATGTGAAGTTTATAGACCAAGTAGATACTGTCCTAATAAGCTAGTTTCTTGGGATAAGTTTTAATTTTGGTCCATGACATGCTCCAAATACATCGATATAAGACAATTGATGTGAAGTTTATAAACGAAAAGGTTGATACTAGACAATCAACGTGGAATTCATAGACCGAATAGGCTATCTGTACTAATAAGATAGTTTTGTCATTAACATACTCTACACATGTCGATATAAGACAACCGATGTGAAATTATAGACCAAACCGACTCTATTCTTACAGATTACTCTTTTGGTATGAGTTCTCATTTTTTGGTCCTTCCTCCTACACGTATATAACATATTACCTTTATTTCGAGGAACTACGTAGTCATTGGTTTAAACTGATGCCAGATGATAGACGCCATGTTCTATGGAGTTTATAGATCAAATAGACTCTACAATAAGCTATTTTTTCGATGATTTCTAGCATACTCTACACATATCGATATAAGACAATTAATGTGAGGTATACAGACCAAACGGGGCTACATGTCCTAGCATGTCGTTCGTTCTCTGTTTGGTCTGTAACATTATATTCTCCCTCACGTAAACAACATATGGCCTTATTTTCGAGCGTCTAACTTGTCGTTGTGTTTGGATTGACGCCAGATGACACGGCCATGTTCTACGGGATGAAGTTCTACAACGACCTGCTGATGGAGACCGGGAGTCGGGGAATGTTCAGACAGAGATACTGCTGAAGAAGGACAAGGACGAGTTCACTTTCAAGCAGGGAAGGGCTTTTCCGAGGAAGATCTACTTCAATGGGGATGAATGCATGCTTCCACCACCTGATGCTTATCCCATTTTACCAAACTCTGCATATAAAATCCTAACTCCATTTTCAAGATTTGCAGCTTTCTTGATTTTTGTCATTGCTGTTTCACATTTTCTGTAGCATTTTCTGTGAAATTATCATTTAGATTTGTATTACAAAAGGTTTTATATTTGCTCTTCTCTTGATTTTTGAATATTCAAGAGTGGTTAATATATGATGAATATGAAATTACTGATTTCTTTGAGCCATAAGACCTTGAGCATACATTATTTACATACTTTTGGAATAGAGCAATAAATTTTTTGAATACTACGCTACTCAcctattttttcaatttcttgttATTTGTAATTCTTTCttatttataaatttcaattaaattggTTTACgaataaacaaaaattactaCAGTACTactaaataatagtattatatcaatgaaaattacataatcaaaaaaaaattacgaatTTTAGTAGGAGGTGAGCTTGAATTCCATCGTATTAGTTGACCACACCTTGATACAAGTCGATGAGGTTGAATATTGCAGCGATTGTGCTTTGGTTATAGTGATTTCATATCTAAGTTAATTGAGAAATTTCAAGAATATGGCAATATGCTAAAAAATAGAACTTAAATTTAAAGAATGCGAATGAGCAAATCGTGCAATCGTCACATGCTCTAGACTCTGCTACGTCGACTCAATCAGAAAGAGACATGTTCGTTTATTATATACTGTACGTGAACTTTTGTCAAATTTTGGATTTACAAATAAATTGGCCTATGCAAATACGAACTTTCGTCAAATGTTGATTTTGCCCATTAATTGGTCATAGTCAATAAGAACCTTTGTCAAATCTTGATTTTGTCTATTAATTGAAGAGTGCATCATCACGTGCCCTAGAACCAATTAGAAAGAGACACGTTCGTGTATTATATGCATaattttttgtcaaattttaattttacatataaatTGGCCAATGCAAATATGAACTTTCGatcaaattataattttacCTATTAATTGGCCATACAAACTTGTCAAATTTTGATCTTGTCTATTAATTAGCATTGAAGAGAATAAACAGAGTGAAAAAAAATGCGAAGGCAGCTCGGCGTGGGGCTGCTCACTAAAATCGCAAAAAATGGGGGTTTAACCAACTCATTGCTGCCGAAATCCGCGTCTCCATCGCCATTCCTGAAGCCCGATTCGAGCCAATTTCATCACCGACGCTCTTTCTCGGAGTCTTCCACTCTCTCACGTTCCAATTTATGGAAATTATGCAGTTCTAATGGCGTTAGAGAGGCGATCCGA
Encoded proteins:
- the LOC121790108 gene encoding 60S ribosomal protein L44 encodes the protein MVNVPKTKKTYCKSKECKKHTLHKVTQYKKGKDSLAAQGKRRYDRKQSGYGGQTKPVFHKKAKTTKKIVLRLQCQGCKHVSQHPIKRCKHFEIGGDKKGKGTSLF